One genomic window of Cannabis sativa cultivar Pink pepper isolate KNU-18-1 chromosome 2, ASM2916894v1, whole genome shotgun sequence includes the following:
- the LOC133034855 gene encoding replication protein A 70 kDa DNA-binding subunit D-like, which translates to MITSFLKAQQHLVLCLGLLFVHCRTWSPEVLMATIEKFIKDIHPSETKWRVKVIVLEKGMPKTARNVAKRYQNLLLSDSQKTQIQATIYDDDIEKFQNTLTVHGCYYISNAYVKFTKLQYQVLGIPYEWVINSRSTLVEMCQRKISQCQLQ; encoded by the exons ATGATAACCAGTTTTTTGAAGGCTCAACAACATCTTGTGCTTTGCTTGGGTTTGCTCTTCGTTCATTGCAGGACTTGGTCACCTGAG GTTTTAATGGCAACAATTGAGAAATTTATCAAAGATATCCACCCATCAGAAACAAAATGGAGGGTGAAAGTGATTGTTCTAGAGAAAGGAATGCCGAAAACTGCTCGAAATGTTGCAAAAAGATATCAAAACTTACTACTATCTGATTCGCAG AAAACACAAATACAGGCCACTATATATGATGATGACATCGAGAAGTTTCAAAATACATTGACTGTTCACGGATGCTACTATATATCAAACGCCTATGTCAAATTTACAAAACTACAATATCAAGTACTAGGGATACCATATGAATGGGTAATAAATAGTAGATCTACTTTAGTTGAAATGTGCCAGAGGAAGATATCTCAATGTCAACTTCAGTAG